The genome window CTAATGTCTATTGTATTTAAATAAAGCATTAATGGAAAAGTTAAAGCTAAGAATATTTTGTTGTTTAGCTTAAAATAGAAATAAAAAGCCACTATTAAAAAAGCGCAGGCTATTATTTCTACATCAAAAAACACAAAAAAAGCAAGGTAAAAAGCCATAGCACAAGTTAAAGCAAACTCATTAAGCTTGTTTTTATCTATGAAGTAAATCATGGCAAGCCCAAAAGCCAAAGGTATAAAAGCATTTCCAAAAGTTTCAAAATACGCAATATAAAACGGTTCGCTTAATAAAGCAAATATGGTTACTCTAAATAGAAATTGTTCGTGGTGTCTGCTGTTGTAGACAAAATTATAGGCAATTAGAAAAGCAAATATCGGAATGCTTATCCGCCCAAACATTCTCCAATAAATAGCGTCATATGCATTGATATGATAATGATTGATTAACCAGATAGAAAAATGGTCAAAAATCATCGCTATCATAGCTAAAATTTTCAGCCAAGTTTTATTGGTCTGCATCACGATTAGCTTTTTCTATAATTGCTAGTTTAAATCTATGTTTATAAGCATCATTCATATCTTCTGCACTGTCATAGAAAGAAAAATTACCATTTATTAAATCACTTATATGTAAAATAATAGTATCGCTTGGATAGCCTGATAGCCATTCAAATAGCGTAGCAAGATAATAACCGCCAACACCGCAATCTTTAATAGGCCCATAAATATACCCTTGCCATTGCACTATTTTTTTACCTGTTTCTATATCTTGTAAAAAACTATGAAAATATTTACCTGCAAGATTTATTTCTTTAGACACTAATTTATTTTGTCTGTTTTTTGTTTCCACAAAAACCTCCTTAAAGTATTTTTCTATTTTTTTTGCCTGTAAAATCTTGCAAGCCAAGCAATTTATTCAGCTGTTGAATGTCAAAGCCTGTGATTACCTTATTGCCAATAATAACCACAGGAATGCTTGACTGTCCTGTTAGTTTTGCTACTTCCAGCTGTTTTTTTAAATCTCTTGAAATATCAAATTCTGTATATTTAACGCCTTTTTGTTTTAAATACATTTTAACCGCATTGCAGTAAGCGCAATTATGCGTAGTGTAGATTGTAACCTGTTTCATTTTTACTCCTAAATTGTTCATATAGTTTTTTAATTTTAAATATTAAAGTCCTTAAAGCCGACACATAGCCCATTGTAAAGTATCCATTAGAAAAATCACCGTTTTCTTTTTGATATTTAATCATTTCTGGTATTCTTTTTAAAAGTATTTCTTCAAGTGCATACAAAACATTATCAGTATTGTTGAGCAAATATGCTCTAATTGAAGTATAAGCCACAAAAGCCCCTTCGCAGTTGCTTAACAAGGCATAATCTGAGTCACCCCTTGCGCCTTTTTTTAAAAATTCAATTTTGTTTATCTCATTGTCAACTATTTCTATTGTTTTATTTAATATAATTTTGTTTTCAACTTGCATATTTTTCTCAAATAATAATTTTACTTATATCTATTCCTTTGTTCATTTTAGTTTTTTTTATTTCCTGTGGGAAATTTAGAGACATACTTTCTCTTTCTTTTTCTCTTTTTCTTTCTATTTCTA of Desulfurella amilsii contains these proteins:
- a CDS encoding TraX family protein produces the protein MQTNKTWLKILAMIAMIFDHFSIWLINHYHINAYDAIYWRMFGRISIPIFAFLIAYNFVYNSRHHEQFLFRVTIFALLSEPFYIAYFETFGNAFIPLAFGLAMIYFIDKNKLNEFALTCAMAFYLAFFVFFDVEIIACAFLIVAFYFYFKLNNKIFLALTFPLMLYLNTIDIRIILMVFVSYFLIFLSLKKDILPNLKINKWIGYWFYPAHLFILRVLLGVA
- a CDS encoding glutaredoxin family protein, with the translated sequence MKQVTIYTTHNCAYCNAVKMYLKQKGVKYTEFDISRDLKKQLEVAKLTGQSSIPVVIIGNKVITGFDIQQLNKLLGLQDFTGKKNRKIL